A section of the Felis catus isolate Fca126 chromosome B2, F.catus_Fca126_mat1.0, whole genome shotgun sequence genome encodes:
- the WRNIP1 gene encoding ATPase WRNIP1 isoform X1, with amino-acid sequence MEVSGPEDDPFLSQLHQVQCPVCQQMMPAAHINSHLDRCLLLNPAGHAEPTAGPHRAGERAKGLSPPSAKRRRLSESSALKQPATPTAAESSEGEGEEGDDGGETESRESYDAPPTPSGARLIPDFPVARSSSPGRKGSGKRPAAAAAAAGSASPRSWDEAEAQEEEEAVGDGDGDADADGEDDPGHWDADAADAAAFGASGGGRPHARSLAAEEIRQMLEGKPLADKMRPDTLQDYIGQSRAVGQETLLRSLLETNEIPSLILWGPPGCGKTTLAHIIANNSKKHSIRFVTLSATNAKTNDVRDVIKQAQNEKSFFKRKTILFIDEIHRFNKSQQDTFLPHVECGTITLIGATTENPSFQVNAALLSRCRVIVLEKLPVEAMVTILMRAINSLGIHVLDSSRPTDPLSHSSNSSSEPSVFIEDKAVDTLAYLSDGDARAGLNGLQLAVLARLSSRKMFCKKSGQTYSPSRVLITENDVKEGLQQSHILYDRAGEEHYNCISALHKSMRGSDQSASLYWLARMLEGGEDPLYVARRLVRFASEDIGLADPSALTQAVAAYQGCHFIGMPECEVLLAQCVVYFARAPKSIEVYSAYNNVKACLRNHQGPLPPVPLHLRNAPTRLMKDLGYGKGYKYNPMYSEPVDQEYLPEELRGVDFFKQRRC; translated from the exons ATGGAGGTGAGCGGGCCGGAAGACGACCCCTTCCTGTCGCAGCTGCACCAGGTGCAGTGTCCCGTGTGCCAGCAGATGATGCCCGCCGCGCACATCAACTCGCACCTGGACCGCTGTCTGCTGCTCAACCCCGCCGGGCACGCGGAGCCCACGGCCGGGCCACACCGCGCCGGGGAGCGGGCCAAGGGGCTCTCGCCGCCCAGCGCCAAGAGGCGGCGGCTCTCCGAGAGCTCGGCTCTGAAGCAGCCGGCCACCCCGACGGCGGCCGAGAGCagcgagggcgagggcgaggagGGCGACGACGGAGGCGAGACCGAGAGCCGGGAGAGCTACGACGCGCCGCCCACGCCCAGCGGCGCCCGCCTCATCCCCGACTTCCCGGTGGCCCGCTCCAGCAGTCCCGGGAGGAAGGGCTCGGGAAAGAGGCCGGCGGCAGCGGCCGCCGCGGCGGGCAGCGCATCTCCGCGGAGCTGGGACGAGGCGGAGgcgcaggaggaggaagaggcggtGGGCGATGGCGACGGGGACGCCGATGCGGACGGCGAGGACGACCCGGGCCACTGGGATGCCGACGCCGCCGACGCCGCTGCCTTCGGGGCCAGCGGTGGGGGCCGCCCGCACGCCCGGTCGCTGGCGGCCGAGGAAATTCGGCAGATGCTGGAGGGCAAGCCGCTGGCTGACAAGATGCGTCCCGACACGCTGCAGGACTACATCGGGCAGAGCAGAGCCGTGGGGCAGGAGACCCTGCTCCGGTCCCTCCTGGAGACAAACGAAATCCCCTCTCTTATCCTGTGGGGACCGCCGGGCTGCGGCAAG ACCACTCTGGCTCACATCATAGCCAACAACAGCAAGAAACATAGCATAAGATTTGTGACATTGTCTGCAACAAATGCCAAGACAAATGATGTGCGAGATGTCATAAAACAAGCTCAAAATGAAAAGAgctttttcaaaaggaaaaccatCCTTTTTATTGATGAGATTCATCGGTTCAATAAATCTCAGCAG GACACTTTCCTTCCTCACGTGGAATGTGGGACGATCACTCTGATTGGGGCAACCACGGAAAACCCTTCCTTCCAGGTCAATGCTGCTCTCCTAAGTCGCTGTCGGGTTATTGTTCTTGAGAAGCTTCCCGTAGAAGCAATGGTGACTATTCTAATGCGAGCAATCAACTCCCTGGGAATCCACGTCCTAGACTCCAGTCGTCCTACTGACCCTCTGAGCCACAGCAGCAATAGCAGTTCAGA GCCATCCGTGTTCATAGAGGATAAAGCAGTAGACACTCTGGCTTATCTTAGCGATGGGGACGCCCGAGCTGGATTGAACGGACTGCAGCTGGCAGTGCTGGCCAGGTTAAGCTCTAGGAAGATGTTTTGTAAGAAGAGTGGGCAAACCTATTCTCCTAGTAGAGTTCTGATCACTGAAAATGATGTGAAGGAAGGCCTCCAGCAATCTCATATTTTATATGACCGAGCAG GAGAAGAGCATTACAACTGCATCTCTGCACTTCATAAGTCAATGAGGGGCTCAGACCAGAGTGCCTCCCTCTACTGGCTCGCACGCATGCTTGAAGGAGGAGAGGATCCGCTGTATGTGGCAAGGAGGCTTGTGAGGTTTGCCAGTGAGGACATAG GTCTGGCAGACCCATCTGCGTTAACACAAGCAGTTGCTGCCTACCAAGGCTGTCATTTTATAGGCATGCCCGAATGTGAG GTGCTTCTGGCCCAGTGTGTAGTCTATTTTGCCAGAGCCCCAAAGTCCATTGAGGTGTACAGCGCGTACAACAACGTCAAAGCCTGCCTGCGAAACCACCAGGGGCCTCTGCCCCCCGTCCCACTGCACCTGAGGAACGCGCCCACCAGGCTGATGAAGGATTTGGGCTACGGCAAGGGCTACAAGTACAACCCCATGTACAGTGAGCCTGTGGATCAAGAGTACCTTCCAGAAGAATTGAGAGGAGTCGATTTCTTTAAGCAGAGGCGATGCTGA
- the WRNIP1 gene encoding ATPase WRNIP1 isoform X2 has protein sequence MEVSGPEDDPFLSQLHQVQCPVCQQMMPAAHINSHLDRCLLLNPAGHAEPTAGPHRAGERAKGLSPPSAKRRRLSESSALKQPATPTAAESSEGEGEEGDDGGETESRESYDAPPTPSGARLIPDFPVARSSSPGRKGSGKRPAAAAAAAGSASPRSWDEAEAQEEEEAVGDGDGDADADGEDDPGHWDADAADAAAFGASGGGRPHARSLAAEEIRQMLEGKPLADKMRPDTLQDYIGQSRAVGQETLLRSLLETNEIPSLILWGPPGCGKTTLAHIIANNSKKHSIRFVTLSATNAKTNDVRDVIKQAQNEKSFFKRKTILFIDEIHRFNKSQQDTFLPHVECGTITLIGATTENPSFQVNAALLSRCRVIVLEKLPVEAMVTILMRAINSLGIHVLDSSRPTDPLSHSSNSSSEPSVFIEDKAVDTLAYLSDGDARAGLNGLQLAVLARLSSRKMFCKKSGQTYSPSRVLITENDVKEGLQQSHILYDRAGEEHYNCISALHKSMRGSDQSASLYWLARMLEGGEDPLYVARRLVRFASEDIGASGPVCSLFCQSPKVH, from the exons ATGGAGGTGAGCGGGCCGGAAGACGACCCCTTCCTGTCGCAGCTGCACCAGGTGCAGTGTCCCGTGTGCCAGCAGATGATGCCCGCCGCGCACATCAACTCGCACCTGGACCGCTGTCTGCTGCTCAACCCCGCCGGGCACGCGGAGCCCACGGCCGGGCCACACCGCGCCGGGGAGCGGGCCAAGGGGCTCTCGCCGCCCAGCGCCAAGAGGCGGCGGCTCTCCGAGAGCTCGGCTCTGAAGCAGCCGGCCACCCCGACGGCGGCCGAGAGCagcgagggcgagggcgaggagGGCGACGACGGAGGCGAGACCGAGAGCCGGGAGAGCTACGACGCGCCGCCCACGCCCAGCGGCGCCCGCCTCATCCCCGACTTCCCGGTGGCCCGCTCCAGCAGTCCCGGGAGGAAGGGCTCGGGAAAGAGGCCGGCGGCAGCGGCCGCCGCGGCGGGCAGCGCATCTCCGCGGAGCTGGGACGAGGCGGAGgcgcaggaggaggaagaggcggtGGGCGATGGCGACGGGGACGCCGATGCGGACGGCGAGGACGACCCGGGCCACTGGGATGCCGACGCCGCCGACGCCGCTGCCTTCGGGGCCAGCGGTGGGGGCCGCCCGCACGCCCGGTCGCTGGCGGCCGAGGAAATTCGGCAGATGCTGGAGGGCAAGCCGCTGGCTGACAAGATGCGTCCCGACACGCTGCAGGACTACATCGGGCAGAGCAGAGCCGTGGGGCAGGAGACCCTGCTCCGGTCCCTCCTGGAGACAAACGAAATCCCCTCTCTTATCCTGTGGGGACCGCCGGGCTGCGGCAAG ACCACTCTGGCTCACATCATAGCCAACAACAGCAAGAAACATAGCATAAGATTTGTGACATTGTCTGCAACAAATGCCAAGACAAATGATGTGCGAGATGTCATAAAACAAGCTCAAAATGAAAAGAgctttttcaaaaggaaaaccatCCTTTTTATTGATGAGATTCATCGGTTCAATAAATCTCAGCAG GACACTTTCCTTCCTCACGTGGAATGTGGGACGATCACTCTGATTGGGGCAACCACGGAAAACCCTTCCTTCCAGGTCAATGCTGCTCTCCTAAGTCGCTGTCGGGTTATTGTTCTTGAGAAGCTTCCCGTAGAAGCAATGGTGACTATTCTAATGCGAGCAATCAACTCCCTGGGAATCCACGTCCTAGACTCCAGTCGTCCTACTGACCCTCTGAGCCACAGCAGCAATAGCAGTTCAGA GCCATCCGTGTTCATAGAGGATAAAGCAGTAGACACTCTGGCTTATCTTAGCGATGGGGACGCCCGAGCTGGATTGAACGGACTGCAGCTGGCAGTGCTGGCCAGGTTAAGCTCTAGGAAGATGTTTTGTAAGAAGAGTGGGCAAACCTATTCTCCTAGTAGAGTTCTGATCACTGAAAATGATGTGAAGGAAGGCCTCCAGCAATCTCATATTTTATATGACCGAGCAG GAGAAGAGCATTACAACTGCATCTCTGCACTTCATAAGTCAATGAGGGGCTCAGACCAGAGTGCCTCCCTCTACTGGCTCGCACGCATGCTTGAAGGAGGAGAGGATCCGCTGTATGTGGCAAGGAGGCTTGTGAGGTTTGCCAGTGAGGACATAG GTGCTTCTGGCCCAGTGTGTAGTCTATTTTGCCAGAGCCCCAAAGTCCATTGA